A region from the Coffea eugenioides isolate CCC68of chromosome 9, Ceug_1.0, whole genome shotgun sequence genome encodes:
- the LOC113783317 gene encoding uncharacterized protein LOC113783317, translating to MGMVVVISLPFILFSILLGFGCYFLGRAKGRQDLRNNAQVFGVPAPPPGSGTGTAASGANAANSSYFSPQSTPPHQPFSSKSDKLSDMV from the coding sequence atgggtatGGTGGTGGTGATCTCCCTTCCATTTATCTTGTTCTCAATTTTACTGGGATTTGGATGTTATTTCCTGGGAAGAGCTAAAGGGAGGCAAGATTTAAGGAACAATGCTCAGGTCTTCGGGGTCCCTGCTCCGCCACCTGGTTCTGGTACCGGTACTGCAGCATCTGGCGCAAATGCTGcaaattcttcttatttttctcctCAGAGTACTCCTCCTCATCaaccattttcttcaaaatcggATAAATTGAGCGATATGGTCTGA
- the LOC113782805 gene encoding delta(24)-sterol reductase gives MSDLEAPLRPKRKKGLVDYFVQFRWIIVIFVVLPISFTMYFLHYLGDVRSECKSFKQRQKEHDENVKKVVKRLKERNPSKDGLVCTARKPWIAVGMRNVDYKRARHFEVDLSAFRNVLDVDKERMIARVEPLVNMGHISRVTVPMNLAIAVVAELDDLTVGGLINGYGIEGSSHIYGLFSDTVVAYEIILADGQLVRATKDNEYSDLFYAIPWSQGTLGLLVAAEIKLIPVKEYMRVTYKPVVGNLQELAQGYIDSFCPRDGDQDNPNKVPDFVETMIYSPTEAVCMTGRYASKEEAKQKGNKINRVCWWFKTWFYQHAQTALKKGEFVEYIPTREYYHRHTRCLYWEGKLILPFADQWWFRFLLGWMMPPKVSLLKATQGDAIRNYYHEMHVIQDMLVPLYKVGDALEWVHREMELYPIWMCPHRMYKLPVKTMIYPEPGFEQQHRQGDTHYAQMYTDVGIYYAPGPVLRGEVFDGADAVRRMENWLIENHGFQPQYAVSELTEKNFWRMFDADLYEECRRKYRAIGTFMSVYYKSKKGRKTEKEVQEAEQAILETPYAETA, from the exons ATGTCAGATCTTGAGGCCCCTCTTCGCCCCAAGAGGAAGAAGGGCTTGGTGGACTACTTTGTCCAGTTTCGGTGGATCATTGTTATCTTTGTTGTTTTGCCTATCTCATTCACGATGTACTTCCTGCACTATCTGGGGGATGTGCGGTCTGAGTGTAAATCCTTCAAGCAGCGTCAAAAAGAGCATGATGAAAATGTTAAGAAAGTTGTGAAGCGGCTCAAAGAAAGGAATCCATCAAAGGATGGTCTTGTTTGCACAGCGCGGAAGCCATGGATAGCTGTTGGAATGCGCAATGTTGACTATAAGCGTGCTCGGCATTTTGAGGTTGATCTTTCTGCTTTCAGAAACGTACTTGATGTTGACAAGGAGAGAATGATTGCTAGAGTTGAGCCTCTTGTCAATATGGGTCATATATCTAGGGTTACCGTCCCAATGAATCTAGCCATAGCAGTTGTTGCTGAGCTTGATGACCTGACTGTTGGTGGGCTCATTAATGGCTATGGGATTGAAGGGAGCTCCCATATTTATGGCCTATTCTCTGATACCGTCGTAGCCTATGAAATTATATTAGCAGATGGGCAGTTAGTTAGAGCTACCAAGGACAATGAATACTCTGACCTTTTCTATGCTATCCCATGGTCTCAGGGAACACTGGGGCTTCTCGTTGCTGCTGAGATCAAGCTTATTCCTGTCAAAGAGTATATGAGAGTAACTTACAAACCAGTTGTTGGCAATCTCCAAGAGCTTGCACAGGGATATATTGATTCTTTTTGCCCCAGGGATGGGGATCAGGATAATCCTAACAAGGTTCCAGATTTTGTAGAAACCATGATTTACTCTCCTACAGAAGCTGTTTGCATGACTGGTAGATATGCTTCAAAAGAAGAGGCCAAACAGAAGGGAAATAAGATTAACAGGGTTTGTTGGTGGTTCAAGACATGGTTTTATCAGCATGCTCAAACAGCTCTAAAGAAAGGTGAGTTTGTGGAGTACATCCCTACAAGGGAGTATTACCACAGACACACAAGGTGTTTGTATTGGGAAGGGAAGCTCATTCTTCCATTTGCTGATCAATGGTGGTTCAGGTTTCTCCTTGGTTGGATGATGCCACCCAAGGTATCTCTGCTTAAAGCTACTCAAGGTGACGCTATTAGGAACTATTATCATGAGATGCATGTCATTCAGGATATGCTTGTTCCTCTTTACAAGGTTGGAGATGCTCTCGAGTGGGTCCACCGTGAAATGGAG TTGTATCCAATTTGGATGTGCCCACACCGAATGTATAAACTACCAGTGAAAACCATGATTTATCCTGAGCCAGGATTTGAGCAACAGCACAGGCAGGGTGATACACATTATGCTCAGATGTACACTGATGTTGGAATCTACTATGCCCCTGGACCAGTCTTGAGAGGTGAGGTATTTGATGGGGCTGATGCTGTCCGTAGAATGGAGAACTGGTTGATTGAAAACCATGGATTCCAGCCACAGTATGCTGTGTCAGAGCTGACAGAGAAGAACTTCTGGAGGATGTTCGACGCTGACCTCTATGAGGAGTGCAGGAGGAAATACAGAGCTATTGGAACTTTCATGAGCGTGTACTACAAGTCAAAGAAGGGGAGGAAGACAGAGAAGGAAGTGCAGGAAGCTGAGCAAGCTATTCTTGAGACTCCTTATGCTGAAACTGCTTAA